Proteins encoded together in one Solanum lycopersicum chromosome 7, SLM_r2.1 window:
- the LOC101246267 gene encoding uncharacterized protein, whose amino-acid sequence MVCFCFLVDQKKMMRQSKPVAGSCSRCGHGAQVADMRTATRFCYVPFYWKSWKAIVCSFCGAVLKSYR is encoded by the coding sequence ATGGTTTGTTTTTGCTTTTTGGTGGATCAGAAGAAGATGATGAGGCAGAGTAAGCCCGTGGCCGGTTCGTGTTCACGTTGCGGCCACGGAGCTCAAGTTGCTGATATGCGTACCGCTACCAGATTTTGTTATGTTCCATTTTACTGGAAATCTTGGAAGGCTATTGTTTGTTCCTTTTGTGGTGCTGTTCTCAAATCTTAcagataa